A window of Streptomyces sp. DG1A-41 contains these coding sequences:
- a CDS encoding MFS transporter, which translates to MSTGNPRATLAAACVVGPLMTLVVTGPSVAVPDIGADLHSSLAAAQWVVDGYMLTASSSLAAMGSLADRVGHRRMFTWGMAFFAFWMTVSGLANSILLLDVSRAIAGFGSGAALASITAILAQSFDGTARAKAFGLFGTFLGAGLAFGPMFGGVLVNLWGWRSVFLVLAAVSALVLLSTPLLPRSEPNRGPRFDWTGTFAFGFGVALFVLALVEGPGRGWTDPIVLGSAVGCLVLMVAFVAVERRTEHPMFDLGLFARPQFLAVCLVPLVLAFSFVALVIVLPPYLTSTSGMSAVRIGLVLLLLTGPSLVMPAVTGMVAQKVSQRALFVVLLCFSAVGAAWLTMVEPGAPTAALAGPLLFLGIGYGISLGILDGAAVSAVEPERMGMAAGMFNTVRLASDAVSMAGLGTLVTALTKSALDSGAVSAYPGGAEALTSRALQGGLTEAAESLPAGEVRDRAVTAMADAYATGLHTTMWIVAAACVVSAVVVGSLLSGGKPSGDAPAEASGDPASASPEPASAH; encoded by the coding sequence GTGTCCACCGGCAACCCGCGGGCCACGCTCGCTGCGGCGTGCGTCGTCGGCCCGCTCATGACCCTGGTGGTGACCGGCCCGTCCGTGGCCGTCCCCGACATCGGCGCCGATCTGCACAGCTCACTCGCCGCCGCCCAGTGGGTGGTCGACGGCTACATGCTGACCGCGTCCAGCAGCCTCGCGGCCATGGGCTCGCTCGCCGACCGCGTCGGCCACCGCAGGATGTTCACCTGGGGCATGGCCTTCTTCGCCTTCTGGATGACCGTGTCCGGCCTCGCGAACAGCATCCTGCTGCTCGACGTCTCGCGCGCGATCGCCGGCTTCGGCAGCGGCGCGGCGCTCGCCTCCATCACCGCGATCCTGGCGCAGTCCTTCGACGGCACCGCCCGCGCGAAGGCGTTCGGCCTCTTCGGCACGTTCCTGGGAGCCGGCCTGGCGTTCGGGCCGATGTTCGGCGGCGTCCTGGTCAACCTGTGGGGCTGGCGCTCGGTCTTCCTCGTGCTGGCCGCGGTCTCGGCGCTCGTCCTGCTGAGCACTCCCCTGCTGCCCCGCTCGGAGCCCAACCGCGGGCCGCGCTTCGACTGGACCGGCACCTTCGCCTTCGGTTTCGGCGTCGCCCTGTTCGTGCTCGCCCTGGTGGAGGGGCCGGGCCGGGGCTGGACCGACCCGATCGTGCTCGGCTCGGCCGTCGGCTGCCTGGTCCTGATGGTGGCCTTCGTGGCGGTGGAACGCCGCACCGAGCACCCGATGTTCGACCTGGGCCTGTTCGCCCGCCCGCAGTTCCTGGCCGTCTGCCTGGTGCCGCTGGTGCTGGCGTTCAGCTTCGTGGCGCTCGTCATCGTGCTGCCGCCGTACCTGACGTCCACGAGCGGGATGTCGGCCGTCCGCATCGGCCTGGTCCTGCTGCTCCTGACGGGCCCGTCGCTGGTGATGCCCGCCGTCACGGGCATGGTCGCGCAGAAGGTCTCGCAGCGCGCCCTGTTCGTCGTGCTGCTGTGCTTCTCCGCCGTCGGCGCCGCCTGGCTGACGATGGTGGAGCCGGGTGCCCCGACGGCCGCGCTGGCCGGTCCCCTGCTCTTCCTGGGCATCGGGTACGGCATCTCGCTCGGCATCCTGGACGGCGCGGCGGTCTCGGCCGTCGAGCCGGAGCGGATGGGCATGGCCGCGGGCATGTTCAACACGGTGCGGCTCGCCTCCGACGCCGTCTCCATGGCCGGACTGGGCACCCTCGTCACGGCGCTCACCAAGAGCGCCCTGGACAGCGGTGCGGTGTCCGCGTACCCGGGCGGCGCCGAGGCGCTGACCTCGCGGGCGCTGCAGGGCGGTCTGACCGAGGCCGCCGAGTCGCTGCCGGCCGGCGAGGTGCGGGACCGCGCGGTGACCGCGATGGCCGACGCGTACGCCACCGGTCTGCACACCACCATGTGGATCGTCGCGGCGGCGTGCGTGGTCAGCGCGGTCGTCGTCGGCAGCCTGCTCTCGGGCGGGAAGCCGTCCGGGGACGCGCCCGCCGAAGCGTCCGGCGACCCGGCCTCGGCATCGCCCGAGCCCGCCTCCGCGCACTGA
- a CDS encoding hotdog fold thioesterase translates to MTQTALGPVEVLPPYVDQQLVERLGIEITHCEPDLVVGTMPVAGNRQPIGLLHGGANAVLAETLGSLAAWVHAGAHRIIVGQELSCTHHAAARSGKVTGSCRPLHLGTHTATYEIVISDEQDRRTCTARLTCAIPAVRRRKAR, encoded by the coding sequence ATGACTCAGACCGCCCTGGGGCCCGTCGAGGTCCTGCCCCCCTACGTCGACCAGCAACTGGTGGAGCGGCTCGGCATCGAGATCACCCACTGCGAGCCCGATCTCGTGGTCGGCACCATGCCGGTGGCGGGCAACCGCCAGCCGATCGGCCTGCTGCACGGCGGGGCCAACGCGGTGCTCGCCGAGACGCTCGGCTCGCTCGCCGCCTGGGTGCACGCGGGCGCACACCGGATCATCGTCGGCCAGGAACTGTCCTGCACCCACCACGCCGCGGCCCGCTCGGGGAAGGTCACCGGCTCCTGCCGGCCGCTGCACCTGGGCACGCACACCGCCACCTACGAGATCGTCATCAGCGACGAGCAGGACCGGCGCACCTGCACCGCACGGCTGACCTGCGCGATCCCGGCCGTCCGGCGACGGAAGGCCCGGTGA
- a CDS encoding MarR family transcriptional regulator: protein MANTTTETVAAGRLGHTIKRAEQALIARKTEVLREFGLTVPQYSVLLLLSVSDGMSAAQLARECMVTPQTMATVLTNLEKAGLVFREPSELHQKVVVNRATRAGRAIAKKADKAALRVEGSLSAEFTPEELAHFEEYLERAIALLGSLD, encoded by the coding sequence ATGGCGAACACGACGACGGAGACGGTCGCCGCTGGCCGACTCGGGCACACGATCAAGCGGGCGGAACAGGCCCTCATCGCACGCAAGACGGAAGTGCTGCGGGAGTTCGGCCTGACGGTTCCCCAGTACTCGGTCCTGCTGCTGCTGTCGGTCTCCGACGGCATGTCCGCGGCGCAGCTCGCACGGGAGTGCATGGTGACGCCGCAGACGATGGCCACGGTCCTGACCAACCTGGAAAAGGCCGGCCTGGTGTTTCGCGAACCCTCGGAACTCCATCAGAAGGTCGTGGTCAACCGGGCGACCCGGGCAGGCCGCGCCATTGCCAAGAAAGCCGACAAGGCGGCCTTGCGTGTCGAGGGCTCATTGAGTGCCGAATTCACGCCAGAAGAGCTGGCCCACTTCGAGGAGTACCTGGAGCGGGCGATCGCGCTGCTCGGTTCTCTGGACTGA
- a CDS encoding AfsR/SARP family transcriptional regulator, giving the protein MVQIHVLGPMTVFDYESEPVVLAPKPRRLLALLAVNADRAVSVNTLVQELWGSNPPRTATATIQTYIGQVRRTIAEALRKSAAEVADEILITEGSSYVLSTSRVALDITEYELLSEVGSAAVQRGEFVRGSELLHQAVALWRGPALVNVEAGELLGARIVHLDESLLCTQEHRIYADLQRGAHHRLVPELTELTARHPLHENFHRHLMLALYRCGRRAESLAVMRRLRARLVEELGLEPSPFLVQMEQDILRGEPSLDRTRPRPADQCAGRQQDRGAVRSVVHNLSRPTMQSAG; this is encoded by the coding sequence ATGGTGCAGATTCATGTCCTCGGCCCGATGACGGTCTTCGACTACGAGTCGGAACCGGTCGTTCTGGCGCCCAAGCCGCGTCGGCTTCTCGCCTTACTGGCTGTCAATGCGGATCGTGCGGTATCGGTCAATACACTGGTGCAGGAGTTGTGGGGGAGCAATCCGCCGCGCACCGCCACGGCGACGATCCAGACGTATATCGGCCAGGTCCGGCGGACCATCGCGGAAGCGCTCAGGAAGAGTGCCGCCGAGGTCGCCGACGAAATCCTCATAACCGAGGGCAGCAGTTATGTGCTGTCCACTTCGAGGGTCGCCCTCGACATCACGGAATACGAGCTGCTGTCGGAGGTCGGCAGTGCGGCCGTCCAGCGCGGTGAATTCGTGCGGGGGTCGGAGCTGCTGCATCAGGCGGTGGCGCTGTGGCGCGGTCCGGCGCTGGTCAACGTGGAGGCCGGTGAGCTGCTCGGCGCCCGGATCGTCCACCTGGACGAGTCGCTGCTGTGCACGCAGGAGCACCGGATCTACGCCGATCTCCAGCGCGGAGCGCACCACAGGCTGGTGCCGGAGCTCACCGAGCTCACCGCCCGCCACCCGCTGCACGAGAACTTCCACCGGCACCTGATGCTGGCGCTGTACCGGTGCGGGCGGCGGGCGGAGTCGCTCGCCGTCATGCGACGGCTGCGTGCCCGTCTGGTGGAGGAACTGGGTCTTGAGCCCTCGCCGTTCCTGGTCCAGATGGAGCAGGACATCCTGCGCGGCGAGCCGTCCCTGGACCGCACGCGGCCCAGACCGGCCGACCAGTGCGCCGGGCGTCAGCAGGACCGGGGGGCGGTACGGAGCGTGGTCCACAACCTGTCCAGGCCGACCATGCAGTCGGCCGGCTGA
- a CDS encoding 3-oxoacyl-[acyl-carrier-protein] synthase III C-terminal domain-containing protein, translating into MRLPRPLGISGPSLWLPPGRQSAQEAVGLALVDQETAGELGCDRLPVADQAPPEMAVEAGRRALEAAGVDARAVGLLLHAWIHYQGHDLWSPAHFIADQLGADAAVPVGVQQVCNGGAAAVELAAARLFVEPGLGHALVTTADAFLEPGFDRWSGDYGIAYGDGATALVLHHLPGGEGGRPADLVLHSLSTVAAPRLERMHRGDDPFTPAARSLGPRVDIRRTKKAYLQAEGMETFTEASGGALRAAVESCLAGVGLTGTGDVPLRYVVAPRLGRKTVDLAYAPLLTKLTGAELLRPGADTGHLGAGDTAATLAELHTRRLLGPDDYALVVSAGAGFTWSCLLVSGG; encoded by the coding sequence ATGCGGCTGCCCCGCCCGCTCGGCATCTCGGGCCCCTCGCTCTGGCTGCCCCCAGGGCGGCAGAGCGCGCAGGAGGCCGTCGGGCTGGCGCTGGTCGACCAGGAGACCGCCGGCGAACTGGGCTGTGACCGGCTGCCGGTGGCCGACCAGGCGCCGCCCGAGATGGCGGTCGAGGCGGGCCGCCGTGCGCTCGAGGCGGCGGGCGTGGACGCCCGTGCCGTGGGCCTCCTGCTGCACGCCTGGATCCACTACCAGGGCCACGACCTGTGGTCGCCCGCGCACTTCATCGCCGACCAGCTGGGCGCCGATGCCGCCGTGCCGGTCGGCGTCCAGCAGGTGTGCAACGGCGGTGCGGCGGCCGTGGAGCTGGCCGCCGCCCGGCTGTTCGTCGAGCCCGGCCTCGGCCACGCCCTGGTGACCACCGCGGACGCCTTCCTCGAGCCGGGCTTCGACCGGTGGAGCGGGGACTACGGCATCGCGTACGGCGACGGGGCCACGGCCCTGGTCCTGCACCATCTGCCGGGCGGCGAGGGCGGCAGGCCGGCCGACCTGGTGCTGCACTCCCTGTCGACGGTGGCCGCGCCCCGGCTGGAGCGGATGCACCGGGGGGACGACCCGTTCACCCCGGCCGCCCGCTCGCTCGGCCCGCGGGTCGACATCCGCCGCACGAAGAAGGCGTACCTCCAGGCGGAGGGCATGGAGACGTTCACCGAGGCGAGCGGCGGTGCGCTGCGAGCGGCGGTGGAGTCCTGCCTGGCGGGCGTGGGCCTCACGGGCACGGGCGACGTCCCGCTGCGTTACGTGGTGGCCCCGCGCCTCGGCCGCAAGACCGTCGACCTCGCCTATGCGCCCCTGCTGACGAAGCTCACCGGCGCGGAGCTGCTGCGCCCCGGAGCCGACACCGGCCACCTCGGCGCCGGCGACACCGCGGCCACCCTGGCGGAACTCCACACCCGCCGACTGCTGGGCCCCGACGACTACGCCCTGGTGGTGAGCGCCGGCGCGGGCTTCACCTGGTCGTGCCTCCTGGTGAGCGGCGGCTGA